Proteins encoded within one genomic window of Empedobacter falsenii:
- a CDS encoding DUF6702 family protein yields the protein MKYIKYLFSLLLVLVAFNLSAQDFHTANIKVDYEQETGTLNITARTFTNQLEKAVGADVSNKSNFENKLKAYVNSKVDVKVNGKALGTSYYGYQVNDKSTRVFFKFDKISDISSIELKVALLTDIFNDQQNIVTFDVKNKKDTKVLTGNNDTVKMSF from the coding sequence ATGAAATATATAAAATATCTATTCTCTTTGCTTTTGGTTTTAGTAGCTTTTAACCTAAGTGCCCAAGATTTTCATACAGCAAATATCAAGGTTGATTACGAACAAGAAACCGGAACTTTAAACATAACCGCGCGTACATTTACCAATCAGTTGGAAAAAGCAGTTGGTGCTGATGTTTCGAACAAATCTAACTTTGAGAACAAGTTGAAAGCGTATGTAAACAGTAAAGTTGATGTCAAAGTAAATGGTAAAGCTTTAGGAACTTCTTATTACGGTTATCAGGTAAATGATAAATCGACACGAGTTTTCTTTAAGTTTGATAAAATTTCTGATATCAGCTCGATAGAACTAAAAGTGGCTTTGTTGACAGATATTTTTAACGATCAACAAAACATTGTAACTTTTGATGTCAAAAACAAAAAAGACACGAAAGTATTAACAGGAAATAACGACACCGTAAAGATGTCTTTCTAA
- a CDS encoding D-alanyl-D-alanine carboxypeptidase/D-alanyl-D-alanine-endopeptidase: MKYLLTILSIFLSVHLFAQTELIEKHLNSDFYSTQFTGFYLYDPITKEEIYNYNGNKFFIPASNTKIFTLYTAMKMLNDSIPAFKYQLIGDELHIEGTGDPTFLHPKYKNTRALDFLKNNGSKIVFHWNNFDEESFLPGWTWDDFRKDYAPERSQFPIHENLVSISKNGSSIKTFPTYFEELTEIKEMPEPRNFYDNKFYISNKKRTEKVPFIVNETVIEKSLSQILGKPVDMVKTPMVNNPKVFYSQKSDDVYREMMENSDNFLAEHLLILASSTLPGKLSASETITFSKRYLLNDLKQQPEWFDGSGLSRYNLFTPQSFSQVLEKMYNEFPEERLFSIFPIGGKTGTIKNRYKDSAQPYIYAKTGTLNNNVTLSGYLKTKSGRTLIFSLMNNNSIKDLSWIRNENEKLLRIVRDNY, translated from the coding sequence ATGAAGTATTTACTTACCATATTATCAATTTTTTTGTCTGTGCATCTTTTTGCGCAGACCGAATTAATTGAGAAACATCTCAATTCTGATTTCTATTCCACTCAATTCACGGGATTTTATTTGTATGATCCAATCACGAAAGAAGAAATTTATAATTATAACGGAAACAAATTTTTTATTCCAGCATCTAACACCAAAATTTTTACGTTGTATACAGCGATGAAAATGTTGAACGATTCTATTCCTGCATTCAAATATCAGTTGATTGGTGACGAATTGCATATCGAAGGAACTGGAGATCCAACTTTTTTGCATCCAAAATATAAAAATACACGAGCGTTAGATTTCCTGAAAAATAATGGTTCTAAAATTGTTTTTCATTGGAATAATTTCGACGAAGAATCTTTTTTACCAGGTTGGACTTGGGACGATTTTAGAAAAGATTATGCACCAGAAAGAAGTCAGTTTCCGATTCATGAAAATTTAGTTTCGATTTCGAAAAATGGAAGTTCAATCAAAACATTTCCAACATATTTTGAAGAATTGACAGAAATTAAAGAAATGCCAGAACCGAGGAATTTCTATGACAATAAATTTTATATCAGTAATAAAAAACGAACAGAAAAAGTTCCTTTTATTGTGAATGAAACGGTGATAGAAAAATCGTTGTCGCAAATTTTGGGAAAACCTGTTGATATGGTCAAAACGCCAATGGTTAATAATCCGAAAGTGTTTTATAGTCAGAAATCAGATGATGTTTACCGCGAAATGATGGAAAATAGCGATAATTTTTTGGCAGAACATTTATTGATTTTAGCTTCGAGTACTTTGCCAGGAAAATTAAGCGCTTCTGAAACGATTACTTTCTCAAAAAGATATTTGTTAAACGATTTAAAACAACAACCAGAATGGTTTGACGGTTCGGGATTATCGCGTTATAATTTGTTTACGCCACAAAGTTTTTCGCAAGTTTTAGAGAAAATGTACAACGAATTTCCAGAAGAACGTTTGTTTTCTATTTTCCCAATCGGAGGAAAAACGGGGACAATCAAAAATAGATATAAAGATTCGGCGCAACCTTATATTTATGCCAAAACAGGAACATTGAACAATAATGTAACGTTGAGTGGTTATTTGAAAACAAAATCTGGAAGAACGTTAATTTTTAGTTTGATGAATAATAATTCGATCAAAGATTTATCTTGGATTCGAAATGAGAACGAAAAACTTTTGAGAATTGTTAGAGATAATTATTAA